One window of the Anaeromyxobacter dehalogenans 2CP-C genome contains the following:
- the gap gene encoding type I glyceraldehyde-3-phosphate dehydrogenase: MARIAINGFGRIGRCIVRAAIERGEKDLEFVSINDLTDTKTLAHLLKYDSVHGVLAADVKATDKGIVVNGKEIQVTAIKSPADLPHAANKVDLVLECTGLFTERAKAEGHLQAGAPRVLISAPAKGPDITVAYGINHQQLDLSKHKIISNASCTTNCLTPVAKVLLESFGVKRGLMTTIHSYTNDQNLLDLPHKDLRRARAAALSMIPSTTGAAKAVAEVIPALKGKLHGTAVRVPTPNVSLVDLTVELEKSATAEEINAEFKKAAEGALKGVLEYSEAPTVSVDYNHNPHSSIFDATNTFVIDGNFAKVFAWYDNEWGFSNRMVDVAKLVTK, from the coding sequence ATGGCGCGTATCGCAATCAACGGCTTCGGTCGCATCGGTCGCTGCATCGTTCGCGCTGCCATCGAGCGCGGGGAGAAGGATCTCGAGTTCGTCTCCATCAACGACCTCACCGACACCAAGACCCTCGCGCACCTGCTGAAGTACGACTCGGTGCACGGCGTCCTCGCCGCCGACGTGAAGGCCACGGACAAGGGCATCGTGGTGAACGGCAAGGAGATCCAGGTCACGGCCATCAAGTCGCCGGCCGACCTGCCGCACGCCGCGAACAAGGTGGACCTGGTGCTGGAGTGCACCGGCCTCTTCACCGAGCGCGCCAAGGCGGAGGGCCACCTCCAGGCCGGCGCGCCGCGGGTGCTGATCTCGGCGCCGGCCAAGGGCCCGGACATCACCGTCGCCTACGGCATCAACCACCAGCAGCTCGACCTGTCGAAGCACAAGATCATCTCGAACGCGTCCTGCACCACCAACTGCCTCACGCCGGTGGCGAAGGTCCTGCTCGAGTCGTTCGGCGTCAAGCGCGGCCTGATGACGACGATCCACTCGTACACGAACGACCAGAACCTGCTCGACCTGCCGCACAAGGACCTGCGCCGCGCCCGCGCCGCCGCGCTGTCGATGATCCCGTCCACCACCGGCGCGGCCAAGGCGGTCGCCGAGGTGATCCCGGCGCTCAAGGGCAAGCTGCACGGCACCGCGGTGCGCGTGCCCACGCCGAACGTCTCGCTGGTGGACCTCACGGTCGAGCTGGAGAAGAGCGCCACCGCCGAGGAGATCAACGCGGAGTTCAAGAAGGCGGCGGAGGGCGCGCTGAAGGGCGTGCTCGAGTACTCCGAGGCGCCGACCGTCTCGGTGGACTACAACCACAACCCGCACTCGTCGATCTTCGACGCCACCAACACCTTCGTCATCGACGGCAACTTCGCGAAGGTGTTCGCCTGGTACGACAACGAGTGGGGCTTCTCGAACCGCATGGTGGACGTGGCGAAGCTCGTCACGAAGTGA
- a CDS encoding phosphoglycerate kinase, whose protein sequence is MALRTIDALDLAGKRVFIRVDFNVPLDPQGKVTDDARIRAALPTIRHAIQAKAKVILASHLGRPKGKPDDRTKLTLEPAAVRLSELLSQDVILADDCVGDGVKKLVRDLKDGHVLLLENLRFHPEEEKNDEAFARELASLADVWVNDAFGTAHRAHASTAGMAKFVKEKAAGFLVQKEVEYLGKALGSPARPFVAIVGGAKVSDKIKVLENLIAKADAVCVGGAMAYTFLKAQGVPVGRSLVEEDKLELARQILERAEARKVDLLLPVDHVCGAEPKETAERVVVNDRAIPDGLMGLDIGPKTLDRYRQRIAGAKTVFWNGPMGLFEQKPWSEGTFGVAKAMAASPAVTVVGGGDSAAAVEQAGLVDKMKHVSTGGGASLEFIEGRELPGVKACEE, encoded by the coding sequence ATGGCGCTCCGGACCATCGACGCCCTCGATCTCGCGGGCAAGCGGGTCTTCATCCGCGTGGACTTCAACGTCCCGCTCGACCCGCAGGGCAAGGTCACCGACGACGCCCGCATCCGCGCCGCGCTGCCGACCATCCGCCACGCCATCCAGGCCAAGGCGAAGGTCATCCTCGCCTCGCACCTGGGCCGCCCGAAGGGCAAGCCGGACGACCGCACCAAGCTCACCCTCGAGCCCGCGGCGGTGCGGCTCTCCGAGCTGCTCTCCCAGGACGTGATCCTGGCGGACGACTGCGTCGGGGACGGGGTGAAGAAGCTGGTGCGCGACCTGAAGGACGGGCACGTCCTGCTGCTCGAGAACCTCCGGTTCCACCCCGAGGAGGAGAAGAACGACGAGGCGTTCGCGCGCGAGTTGGCCAGCCTGGCCGACGTGTGGGTGAACGACGCGTTCGGCACCGCCCACCGCGCCCACGCCTCCACCGCCGGCATGGCGAAGTTCGTGAAGGAGAAGGCCGCGGGCTTCCTGGTGCAGAAGGAGGTCGAGTACCTGGGCAAGGCGCTCGGCAGCCCGGCGCGGCCGTTCGTGGCCATCGTCGGCGGCGCCAAGGTGTCCGACAAGATCAAGGTGCTCGAGAACCTCATCGCGAAGGCCGACGCCGTCTGCGTGGGCGGCGCCATGGCCTACACGTTCCTGAAGGCGCAGGGCGTGCCGGTGGGGCGGAGCCTGGTCGAGGAGGACAAGCTCGAGCTGGCCCGCCAGATCCTGGAGCGCGCCGAGGCGCGCAAGGTGGACCTGCTGCTCCCGGTGGACCACGTCTGCGGCGCGGAGCCCAAGGAGACGGCGGAGCGCGTGGTGGTGAACGACCGCGCCATCCCCGACGGCCTCATGGGCCTCGACATCGGCCCGAAGACGCTCGACCGCTACCGGCAGCGCATCGCCGGCGCGAAGACCGTCTTCTGGAACGGCCCCATGGGCCTGTTCGAGCAGAAGCCGTGGTCGGAGGGGACGTTCGGCGTCGCGAAGGCGATGGCCGCGAGCCCGGCCGTCACGGTGGTCGGCGGCGGCGACAGCGCCGCGGCCGTCGAGCAGGCCGGCCTCGTGGACAAGATGAAGCACGTCTCCACCGGCGGCGGCGCCAGCCTCGAGTTCATCGAGGGGCGGGAGCTCCCCGGCGTGAAGGCGTGCGAGGAGTGA
- the tpiA gene encoding triose-phosphate isomerase, which yields MARTKFVCGNWKMHKTVAEAAQLVKELAAGLGEAAGKVQVAVAPPFTAIHAAAQAAAGSAIEVAGQDVHWEAQGAFTGEVSAAMLAEAGCRHGIVGHSERRQLFGETDEAVRKKVGALLGAGLAPIVCVGETLAEREAGRTLEVVDRQVRQGLAGLDAGALGRVTIAYEPVWAIGTGKTATSAQAQEVHAAIRKILREMGGSVADAIRIQYGGSVKPENARELMSQPDVDGALVGGASLKANDFVAIVKGALR from the coding sequence GTGGCCCGCACCAAGTTCGTCTGCGGCAACTGGAAGATGCACAAGACCGTGGCCGAGGCGGCCCAGCTCGTGAAGGAGCTGGCCGCCGGGCTCGGCGAGGCCGCGGGCAAGGTGCAGGTGGCGGTCGCGCCGCCCTTCACCGCGATCCACGCCGCCGCCCAGGCGGCGGCCGGCTCGGCGATCGAGGTCGCCGGGCAGGACGTGCACTGGGAGGCCCAGGGCGCGTTCACCGGCGAGGTGTCCGCCGCGATGCTGGCGGAGGCGGGCTGCCGGCACGGCATCGTGGGCCACAGCGAGCGGCGCCAGCTGTTCGGCGAGACCGACGAGGCCGTCCGCAAGAAGGTCGGCGCGCTGCTCGGCGCCGGGCTCGCGCCCATCGTCTGCGTGGGCGAGACGCTCGCCGAGCGCGAGGCCGGCCGGACGCTCGAGGTCGTGGACCGGCAGGTGCGGCAGGGGCTCGCCGGGCTGGACGCCGGGGCGCTGGGCCGGGTGACGATCGCCTACGAGCCGGTGTGGGCCATCGGCACCGGCAAGACCGCCACCTCCGCGCAGGCGCAGGAGGTCCACGCGGCCATCCGGAAGATCCTCCGCGAGATGGGGGGTTCCGTGGCGGACGCGATCCGGATTCAATACGGCGGCTCGGTGAAGCCCGAGAACGCCCGGGAACTCATGTCCCAGCCCGACGTGGACGGCGCGCTCGTCGGCGGGGCCAGCCTCAAGGCGAACGATTTCGTCGCCATCGTGAAAGGTGCACTCCGTTGA
- the secG gene encoding preprotein translocase subunit SecG has product MITLITVLHVLVCIFLILVILLQAGKGGGMGAGLGGGGSQTVFGGRGSQTFLGKVTSVSAGIFMLTSVTLAYHASRTSSVVEREAAPASAPFAPGAQLPAPAQPAPAQQPAAPAPAQPAPGR; this is encoded by the coding sequence TTGATCACCCTCATCACCGTCCTCCACGTCCTCGTCTGCATCTTCCTCATCCTCGTGATCCTGCTCCAGGCCGGTAAGGGCGGGGGCATGGGCGCCGGCCTGGGCGGCGGCGGCTCGCAGACGGTGTTCGGCGGGCGCGGCTCCCAGACGTTCCTCGGCAAGGTGACCAGCGTGTCGGCGGGCATCTTCATGCTCACCTCGGTCACGCTCGCGTACCACGCGTCGCGCACCAGCTCGGTGGTCGAGCGCGAGGCCGCGCCTGCGTCGGCGCCGTTCGCGCCGGGCGCGCAGCTCCCGGCGCCCGCGCAGCCCGCCCCGGCCCAGCAGCCGGCGGCCCCGGCCCCGGCGCAGCCCGCGCCCGGCAGGTAG
- the fdxA gene encoding ferredoxin FdxA — MAYVVAEPCIKCKYTDCVEVCPVDCFYEGPNFLVIHPDECIDCGACEPACPTKAIFPEESLPAKWNEYVQLNSELSKAWPNITEKKDPLPEAEEWKDVEEKRDKLER, encoded by the coding sequence ATGGCCTACGTCGTCGCCGAGCCCTGCATCAAGTGCAAGTACACCGACTGCGTCGAGGTCTGTCCGGTGGACTGCTTCTACGAGGGCCCGAACTTCCTCGTCATCCATCCCGACGAGTGCATCGACTGCGGCGCCTGCGAGCCCGCCTGCCCGACCAAGGCCATCTTCCCGGAGGAGAGCCTGCCGGCGAAGTGGAACGAGTACGTCCAGCTGAACTCCGAGCTGTCCAAGGCCTGGCCGAACATCACCGAGAAGAAGGACCCGCTGCCCGAGGCCGAGGAGTGGAAGGACGTGGAGGAGAAGCGGGACAAGCTGGAGCGCTGA
- a CDS encoding inositol-3-phosphate synthase yields MRKPRSIAPAKGRLAVLVPGLGAVATTLIAGVEAVKRGMGKPIGSLTQMGTVRLGKRTEKRAPLVRELVPIAALEDVRFGAWDPFPDDAYASATHASVLDHALLEQLRVPLSAVRPMPAVFSPEYVRRLDGPNVKKAPSKLELGEALREDIRRFLRENDCARAVMLWCASTEVYLEPSAVHAELGRFEKAMAASDPAIAPSMIYAWAALKEGVAFGNGAPNLTVDVPALQQLAKKQGVPIAGKDFKTGQTMMKTVLAPMLKARLLALNGWFSTNILGNRDGEVLDDPGSFKTKEVSKLSALQYILQPELYPDLYGHFDHQVHIEYYKPRGDNKEGWDNVDIAGWLGYPMQIKVNFLCRDSILAAPVALDVALFLDLAQRAGMSGIQEWLSFYFKSPMVAEGLYPEHDLFIQLTKLKNTLRHLAGEELITHLGLDYYEP; encoded by the coding sequence GTGAGGAAGCCACGCTCGATCGCGCCGGCGAAGGGCCGGCTGGCCGTGCTCGTGCCGGGACTGGGCGCCGTCGCCACCACGCTGATCGCGGGGGTGGAGGCGGTGAAGCGCGGGATGGGCAAGCCGATCGGCTCGCTCACGCAGATGGGCACGGTGCGGCTCGGCAAGCGCACCGAGAAGCGGGCGCCGCTGGTGCGCGAGCTCGTGCCCATCGCCGCGCTGGAGGACGTGCGCTTCGGCGCGTGGGACCCGTTCCCGGACGACGCCTACGCGTCCGCGACCCACGCCTCGGTGCTCGACCACGCGCTGCTCGAGCAGCTGCGCGTCCCGCTGTCCGCGGTCCGGCCCATGCCGGCGGTGTTCTCGCCCGAGTACGTGCGGCGGCTCGACGGGCCGAACGTGAAGAAGGCGCCGAGCAAGCTGGAGCTGGGCGAGGCGCTGCGCGAGGACATCCGCCGCTTCCTGCGCGAGAACGACTGCGCCCGCGCCGTGATGCTCTGGTGCGCGTCCACCGAGGTGTACCTGGAGCCCTCGGCGGTGCACGCCGAGCTGGGGCGGTTCGAGAAGGCCATGGCGGCGAGCGACCCCGCCATCGCCCCCTCGATGATCTACGCCTGGGCGGCGCTGAAGGAGGGCGTGGCGTTCGGGAACGGCGCGCCGAACCTGACCGTGGACGTCCCGGCGCTGCAGCAGCTCGCGAAGAAGCAGGGCGTGCCCATCGCCGGCAAGGACTTCAAGACCGGCCAGACCATGATGAAGACCGTGCTCGCGCCCATGCTCAAGGCGCGGCTGCTCGCCCTGAACGGCTGGTTCTCCACCAACATCCTGGGCAACCGCGACGGCGAGGTGCTCGACGATCCCGGCAGCTTCAAGACCAAGGAGGTCTCGAAGCTCTCCGCGCTCCAGTACATCCTGCAGCCGGAGCTGTACCCCGACCTCTACGGCCACTTCGACCACCAGGTTCACATCGAGTACTACAAGCCGCGCGGCGACAACAAGGAGGGGTGGGACAACGTGGACATCGCGGGCTGGCTCGGCTACCCGATGCAGATCAAGGTGAACTTCCTCTGCCGGGACTCGATCCTGGCGGCCCCCGTCGCGCTCGACGTGGCGCTGTTCCTGGACCTGGCGCAGCGCGCCGGGATGTCCGGGATCCAGGAGTGGCTCTCCTTCTACTTCAAGAGCCCCATGGTCGCCGAGGGCCTCTACCCCGAGCACGACCTGTTCATCCAGCTCACCAAGCTGAAGAACACGCTCCGCCACCTGGCGGGCGAGGAGCTCATCACCCACCTCGGGCTCGACTATTACGAGCCCTAG
- a CDS encoding TIGR02266 family protein — MPQERRDPRVPVLLRIRLAYGSVDEFVDRFALNVSRGGLFVRTLDPQPPGTPLRLDVVLESGDQVIRGSGVVRWSTPPSAPGEPARVPGMGIKFVDLSPESRALVDRLVAGRGAEAQSDEPPRPAAPPARPPAAASAPGRPPGAPAPRPAAPPVAAPARPAPPAAPPPAAPAPAPSAPAPSAPAAKARAPVIGIDLGTTNSCVAVVRGGKPEVLASRQGYRTLPSVVAYDAQGRLLVAHAAKAQMVVNPRNTVYGSKRLVGRPFASPTVQACRDRFHYEIVPGPDGAAAVRFAGRDFSLQQIAALILKEMRETAAQALGTPVEHAVITVPAYYNDHQRNAVREAGRLAGLAVDRIVNEPTAAALAFGFGKGLDERVLVYDLGGGTFDASVLEIQGDVYEVVSTGGDTFLGGVDFDAQLLDHLVWRFMEEHGFAPPEDRVVWQRIRDAAEETKVALSTREVAVAQVPYLCKDRDGKDVGLEVKVTREELEALTERLVDRTIEVCREVLAAKGLGPGDVDEVLLVGGQSRMPLVWRKIQEALGREPNRGVHPDEAVALGAALLADSAHRIDSVVLIDALAMGIGVGLPGGRMAPVFPRNTRLPAKKAHEHATTRDGQTELELQVFQGDSDKASECEYLGTVRVEGLPARPRGEVRVAVEFALGAEGILTVTARDLATGQVTAMQLATLDTPDSLRQKLQLPEAQTAPRGARPLERAPRPRPPVPPPAAAPRQGLFGRMFGPRK, encoded by the coding sequence ATGCCGCAGGAACGCCGCGACCCCCGTGTCCCCGTCTTGCTCCGCATCCGGCTGGCCTACGGATCGGTGGACGAGTTCGTCGATCGCTTCGCGCTGAACGTCTCGCGAGGCGGCCTGTTCGTGCGGACGCTCGATCCGCAGCCGCCCGGGACCCCGCTGCGCCTCGACGTGGTGCTCGAGTCCGGCGACCAGGTCATCCGCGGCAGCGGGGTGGTGCGCTGGAGCACCCCCCCGTCCGCGCCGGGTGAGCCGGCCCGCGTCCCGGGCATGGGCATCAAGTTCGTGGATCTGTCGCCGGAGAGCCGGGCGCTGGTGGACCGGCTGGTCGCGGGCCGCGGCGCGGAGGCGCAGAGCGACGAGCCGCCGCGCCCCGCGGCCCCGCCGGCCCGCCCGCCCGCCGCCGCGTCGGCCCCGGGACGTCCCCCCGGCGCGCCCGCGCCCCGCCCGGCGGCCCCGCCCGTCGCGGCACCGGCCCGGCCCGCGCCGCCGGCCGCCCCACCGCCGGCCGCCCCGGCGCCGGCGCCCTCGGCCCCGGCGCCCTCGGCCCCGGCCGCGAAGGCGCGCGCTCCGGTGATCGGCATCGACCTCGGCACCACCAACTCCTGCGTGGCGGTGGTGCGAGGCGGCAAGCCGGAGGTGCTCGCCTCGCGCCAGGGCTACCGCACGCTGCCGTCGGTGGTCGCCTACGACGCGCAGGGGCGGCTGCTGGTCGCGCACGCCGCCAAGGCGCAGATGGTGGTGAACCCGCGCAACACCGTCTACGGCTCGAAGCGGCTGGTGGGGCGCCCGTTCGCGTCGCCCACGGTGCAGGCGTGCCGCGATCGGTTCCACTACGAGATCGTCCCGGGCCCGGACGGCGCCGCGGCGGTGCGCTTCGCCGGCCGCGACTTCTCGCTGCAGCAGATCGCGGCGCTGATCCTGAAGGAGATGCGCGAGACCGCCGCGCAGGCGCTGGGGACGCCGGTGGAGCACGCGGTGATCACGGTGCCCGCCTACTACAACGACCACCAGCGGAACGCGGTCCGCGAGGCGGGCCGCCTGGCCGGCCTCGCCGTGGACCGGATCGTGAACGAGCCCACCGCCGCCGCGCTCGCCTTCGGCTTCGGCAAGGGGCTCGACGAGCGGGTGCTGGTGTACGACCTGGGCGGCGGCACGTTCGACGCCTCCGTGCTGGAGATCCAGGGCGACGTGTACGAGGTGGTCTCCACCGGCGGCGACACGTTCCTCGGCGGCGTGGACTTCGACGCGCAGCTGCTCGATCACCTGGTCTGGCGCTTCATGGAGGAGCACGGGTTCGCGCCGCCCGAGGACCGGGTGGTGTGGCAGCGCATCCGCGACGCCGCCGAGGAGACGAAGGTCGCGCTCTCCACCCGCGAGGTGGCGGTGGCCCAGGTGCCGTACCTGTGCAAGGACCGGGACGGCAAGGACGTGGGCCTCGAGGTGAAGGTCACCCGCGAGGAGCTGGAGGCGCTCACCGAGCGGCTGGTGGACCGGACCATCGAGGTGTGCCGCGAGGTGCTCGCCGCGAAGGGGCTCGGCCCCGGCGACGTGGACGAGGTCCTGCTCGTGGGCGGCCAGAGCCGCATGCCGCTCGTCTGGCGCAAGATCCAGGAGGCGCTCGGGCGCGAGCCGAACCGCGGCGTCCACCCCGACGAGGCGGTCGCGCTCGGCGCGGCCCTGCTCGCCGACTCGGCGCACCGGATCGACTCGGTGGTGCTGATCGACGCGCTGGCCATGGGCATCGGCGTCGGCCTGCCCGGCGGCCGGATGGCGCCGGTGTTCCCCCGCAACACGCGCCTCCCCGCGAAGAAGGCGCACGAGCACGCCACCACGCGCGACGGCCAGACCGAGCTCGAGCTGCAGGTGTTCCAGGGCGACTCGGACAAGGCCTCCGAGTGCGAGTACCTCGGCACCGTGCGGGTGGAGGGGCTGCCGGCGCGGCCGCGCGGCGAGGTGCGGGTGGCGGTGGAGTTCGCGCTCGGGGCCGAGGGCATCCTCACGGTCACCGCGCGCGACCTCGCCACCGGCCAGGTCACCGCGATGCAGCTCGCCACGCTCGACACCCCCGACTCGCTCCGCCAGAAGCTGCAGCTGCCCGAGGCGCAGACCGCGCCGCGCGGCGCCCGCCCGCTGGAGCGCGCCCCGCGCCCGCGCCCGCCCGTCCCGCCGCCGGCGGCGGCGCCGAGGCAGGGGCTGTTCGGCCGCATGTTCGGCCCGAGGAAGTGA
- a CDS encoding ThiF family adenylyltransferase produces MTSLSGKRVLVIGAGGLGGPALLTLAAAGVGQLVLVEDDAVETSNLNRQPLFQEADVGRRKAAAAAERLRAIFPSVAVDVRDERFDAGNAEALAAAADVVVDGSDNFETKFLANDAATRVRRPLVHAGVLRTTVQLLTVAPSGLGGCLRCLFEAPPPPGSVASCSQAGILGPVAGFAGALLAAEALRLLAGERGTYEGRLFTYELRTGRSRLVLVRKRPGCLACAGRQVLGSSAPAACDAPAAPAGSPA; encoded by the coding sequence ATGACCAGCCTCTCCGGCAAGCGCGTCCTCGTCATCGGCGCCGGCGGCCTCGGCGGCCCGGCCCTCCTCACGCTGGCGGCGGCCGGGGTGGGGCAGCTCGTCCTCGTCGAGGACGACGCCGTCGAGACCTCGAACCTGAACCGGCAGCCGCTGTTCCAGGAGGCCGACGTCGGCCGCCGCAAGGCCGCGGCCGCGGCGGAGCGGCTGCGCGCGATCTTCCCCTCGGTCGCGGTGGACGTCCGCGACGAGCGGTTCGACGCCGGGAACGCCGAGGCGCTGGCCGCCGCCGCCGACGTCGTCGTGGACGGCTCGGACAACTTCGAGACCAAGTTCCTCGCCAACGACGCCGCCACGCGGGTGAGGCGGCCGCTGGTGCACGCCGGCGTGCTCCGCACCACCGTCCAGCTCCTCACCGTGGCGCCGTCCGGCCTGGGCGGCTGCCTGCGCTGCCTCTTCGAGGCGCCGCCGCCGCCGGGGTCGGTCGCCTCCTGCTCGCAGGCCGGGATCCTCGGCCCGGTGGCCGGGTTCGCCGGGGCGCTCCTCGCCGCCGAGGCGCTGCGCCTGCTCGCCGGCGAGCGCGGGACGTACGAGGGGCGGCTGTTCACCTACGAGCTGCGCACCGGGCGGTCGCGGCTGGTGCTGGTCCGAAAGCGCCCCGGATGCCTGGCCTGCGCCGGGCGCCAGGTGCTGGGGAGCAGCGCGCCCGCGGCCTGCGACGCGCCCGCGGCGCCGGCCGGGAGCCCGGCGTGA
- a CDS encoding sulfurtransferase TusA family protein, translated as MSGPGRATSRIDIRAFACPMTWVKTRIALERLAEGETLEVWLRAGEPLESVPRTAEEDGHRVLAVEPLPAEGDGAYRLLLEKRRPGDAPVLP; from the coding sequence GTGAGCGGCCCCGGGCGCGCCACCAGCCGGATCGACATCCGCGCGTTCGCCTGCCCCATGACCTGGGTGAAGACCCGGATCGCGCTGGAGCGGCTCGCGGAGGGCGAGACGCTCGAGGTGTGGCTGCGCGCCGGCGAGCCGCTGGAGAGCGTCCCGCGCACCGCCGAGGAGGACGGGCACCGCGTGCTCGCGGTGGAGCCGCTGCCCGCCGAGGGCGACGGCGCGTACCGCCTGCTCCTCGAGAAGCGCCGCCCCGGAGACGCGCCGGTGCTCCCGTGA
- a CDS encoding HesA/MoeB/ThiF family protein, translating into MSLSDDRIARWARQLLVPGFGEEAQERLLGARVRVVGIDAVASAALVYLVQAGVGRLWLDDPEDVSPADLAGWLFSPSAVGSPRVDAARSALAPLSAFVQVDRYPTGGVPSAALICAPSVVQAVTAAEAARRAGIPHVVVEPDGDGGAVVSVPPGAPCYSCARSTAGAGRPPEPGVAALAALGAAELIHLMAQPGSVTGRRVELVRGVATARPTARLAGCACAGAQPAES; encoded by the coding sequence ATGTCGCTGAGCGACGATCGCATCGCGCGCTGGGCGCGGCAGCTGCTGGTGCCCGGCTTCGGGGAGGAGGCCCAGGAGCGGCTGCTCGGCGCCCGGGTGCGGGTGGTCGGGATCGACGCGGTGGCTTCCGCGGCGCTCGTGTACCTGGTCCAGGCCGGGGTCGGCCGGCTCTGGCTCGACGACCCCGAGGACGTGTCGCCCGCGGACCTCGCCGGCTGGCTGTTCTCGCCGTCGGCGGTGGGATCGCCGCGGGTGGACGCGGCCCGGAGCGCCCTCGCGCCGCTGTCCGCGTTCGTCCAGGTGGACCGGTATCCGACCGGCGGCGTGCCCAGCGCGGCGCTGATCTGCGCGCCGTCGGTGGTGCAGGCGGTCACGGCGGCCGAGGCGGCGCGCCGGGCGGGCATCCCGCACGTGGTGGTCGAGCCCGACGGGGACGGCGGCGCGGTGGTGTCGGTGCCGCCGGGGGCGCCGTGCTACTCCTGCGCCCGCTCCACCGCGGGCGCGGGCCGGCCGCCGGAGCCGGGCGTCGCGGCGCTCGCCGCGCTCGGGGCGGCGGAGCTGATCCACCTGATGGCCCAGCCGGGCAGCGTGACCGGTCGGCGCGTCGAGCTGGTGCGCGGCGTGGCCACCGCCCGCCCCACCGCGCGGCTCGCGGGCTGCGCCTGCGCCGGCGCCCAGCCCGCCGAGTCCTGA
- the cysC gene encoding adenylyl-sulfate kinase — protein METQHGAGFVVWLTGMNRAGKSTLASHLAARLAAAGRPATLLDEDGEAALLLEGLGTLKDDRAKVVTRLGFVAKAVMRSGGIAVCAALSPYRDAREQLRREARRFVEVFVDCSMEKLRERDPQGIYAKALAGELKGVPGVDVPYEPPARPEVVVHTDQLSVEECVLRVLQAMVDAKVIGPAEFGRLTGGQRPRRARPEASAKPAAKPAAKPRAKPGAGKVAPAGGARRKLDARQAARRPQRKAAPTPAKGAKRRR, from the coding sequence ATGGAGACGCAACACGGCGCCGGGTTCGTGGTCTGGCTCACCGGGATGAACCGGGCGGGCAAGAGCACCCTGGCTTCGCATCTGGCCGCGCGGCTCGCGGCCGCGGGCCGTCCCGCGACGCTGCTCGACGAGGACGGCGAGGCGGCGCTGCTGCTGGAGGGGCTGGGCACGCTCAAGGACGATCGGGCCAAGGTCGTCACCCGGCTCGGCTTCGTCGCCAAGGCGGTGATGCGCTCGGGGGGGATCGCCGTCTGCGCGGCGCTCTCGCCGTACCGCGACGCGCGCGAGCAGCTCCGCCGCGAGGCGCGCCGGTTCGTCGAGGTCTTCGTGGACTGCTCCATGGAGAAGCTGCGGGAGCGCGATCCCCAGGGGATCTACGCGAAGGCGCTCGCCGGCGAGCTGAAGGGCGTGCCCGGGGTGGACGTGCCGTACGAGCCCCCCGCGCGCCCCGAGGTCGTGGTGCACACCGACCAGCTCTCGGTCGAGGAGTGCGTCCTGCGCGTGCTCCAGGCGATGGTGGACGCGAAGGTGATCGGCCCGGCCGAGTTCGGCCGGCTCACCGGCGGCCAGCGCCCGCGGCGCGCGCGCCCCGAGGCCTCCGCGAAGCCGGCCGCGAAGCCGGCCGCGAAGCCGAGGGCGAAGCCGGGCGCCGGCAAGGTCGCGCCCGCCGGCGGCGCGCGCCGGAAGCTCGACGCGCGCCAGGCGGCGCGGCGGCCCCAGCGGAAGGCCGCGCCCACCCCGGCGAAGGGCGCCAAGCGCCGGCGGTAG
- the larE gene encoding ATP-dependent sacrificial sulfur transferase LarE, with the protein MRPDDLDAIRRASEPKLARLKSDVAACGSALVAFSAGVDSTFVLAVAREVLGAGAVALTAHSPSVPQAERAEARALAARLGARHLEVESHEQDDPRYLANGADRCYFCKSELYRLCERAARDAGLAAILDGFNADDRRDHRPGHQAALERRIRSPLAEAGLGKDEVRAWSEAYGLPTWDKPQMACLASRIPYGTPVTAERLAQVERAEAGLRALGLRDFRVRHHGDIGRVEVGEGELEAAFARRAALVEAVKAAGFRLAVLDLEPFRSGRLNALAGIALPVVEG; encoded by the coding sequence ATGCGCCCCGACGACCTCGACGCGATCCGCCGGGCCTCCGAGCCCAAGCTCGCCCGCCTGAAGTCGGACGTCGCCGCCTGCGGCAGCGCCCTGGTCGCGTTCTCCGCCGGCGTGGACTCCACGTTCGTGCTCGCGGTGGCGCGCGAGGTGCTGGGCGCGGGCGCGGTGGCGCTCACCGCGCACTCGCCGTCGGTCCCGCAGGCGGAGCGCGCCGAGGCGCGCGCGCTCGCGGCGCGGCTCGGCGCGCGCCACCTCGAGGTGGAGAGCCACGAGCAGGACGACCCGCGCTACCTCGCGAACGGCGCCGACCGCTGCTACTTCTGCAAGTCGGAGCTGTACCGGCTCTGCGAGCGGGCGGCGCGCGACGCGGGGCTGGCCGCGATCCTCGACGGCTTCAACGCCGACGACCGCCGCGATCACCGTCCCGGCCACCAGGCCGCGCTGGAGCGCCGCATCCGCTCGCCGCTCGCGGAGGCCGGCCTCGGCAAGGACGAGGTGCGCGCCTGGAGCGAGGCCTACGGGCTGCCGACCTGGGACAAGCCGCAGATGGCGTGCCTCGCGTCCCGGATCCCCTACGGCACGCCGGTCACCGCGGAGCGCCTCGCCCAGGTGGAGCGGGCCGAGGCGGGGCTGAGGGCGCTCGGGCTGCGCGACTTCCGGGTGCGGCACCACGGAGACATCGGGCGCGTGGAGGTGGGGGAGGGCGAGCTGGAGGCCGCGTTCGCGCGCCGCGCCGCCCTGGTCGAGGCGGTGAAGGCGGCCGGGTTCCGGCTCGCGGTGCTCGACCTGGAGCCGTTCCGCTCCGGCCGGCTGAACGCGCTCGCCGGCATCGCGCTGCCCGTCGTCGAGGGCTGA